In the Deinococcus betulae genome, CGTCAAGCTGCTGGTGGACCGAATGAGCATGCCCCTGCTACGCGGCAGCGAAGTGGATTTCGTGGAGAACATGATGGGGGGCGGCTTTACGGTTAATAACCCCAACGCCACCTCGGCCTGTGGGTGTGGGTCGTCTTTCCGCACTGACGGTGCCAAGTCACCGGACGGCGAGGGCAATGGCGGCTGCGCCAGTCACTAGGCGTATTTAAGCGCAGCGAAGGCCGGGTCTAGCCCGGCTTTTTTCTTTGAACTGTCGGTCATTTGGGACGGGCTCAGGCTGACCAGAGGCCGCCTCAGCAAAGCTGTCTTGACGCGCCCTCACCGAGCCTTATACTGACCTTCATCATTTACCCAGAAGGCAGCAGTATCGCCTGAAGAGTTCGGAGGCTTACATGAAGAAGACCCTGGCCCTTACTGCATTCCTGCTCGGCGCCGCCCTCGCCGGGCCGGCCAACAACAGCCTCGTGATTGGCACCTCGCAAGAGCCACCGAACATTTACGATCCCTGGAACACCAACAACCTGGCGATCACCAGTGAGATTAACGGATACATGGGTGCCGCCCTGATTGGTCTGGACGACGACGGCGAGCCTTACGCTGACATTGCCACCCGTGTGCCCAGCATTGCCAACGGCGACTACAAAGTCGTCAAGAATGCCGCCGGCGACGTGGTGCGCAATAGCGTGACCTACACCATTCGCAAGGACGCCAAGTGGAGTGACGGCACGGCCATTAAGGTCGCGGACTTCCAGTTCTGGCATCGCCTGGTCAACGATGACCGCGTGCCGGTGCCTGACCGCGATCCCTGGAGCCGCGCCAAGATTGCCGTGAACGACGCCGACACCTTCACCATCACCTACGATCCCCCCTACCTGTTCGCTGACCAGACCAGCCCCGGCTTGGCGCCCAGCCACATCATGAGCGCGGCCTGGACCGCGTTTGACACCAAGACCAAAAACGAGAAAGACGCCAAGGTAGTCAACGAGGAGTGGAAGAAATTCATCTCGTCGTACACCACGGCGCGCAGCCTGCCCAAAGTGGTGGCGGGACCGTTCAAGCCCACAGCCTGGCGCAGCGGTAACAGCCTGACCATGACCCGCAACGCCAACTATTGGCTGCAGCCCAAGAACCCTGAAAACTACGTGCAGAACATCACGTACCGGTTCATTCCCAACACCAACACCCTGAAGGTCAACATCCTGTCGGGCCAGCTGGACGCCGTGAGCGCCGTGGGCCTGACCTTTGACCAGGGCGTGGACCTGACCCGCACCGAGCGCGGCAAGTACAAGACCTACTTTGTCCCCGGCGCCGTGTGGGAGCACATTGACATCAACACGCGCGGCCAGAAGGCCAAGGACCTGGACCTGGATGACCCCCGGATGCGTCAGGCGCTGCTGTACGCCATTGACCGCGACGCGCTGACCAAGGCGCTGTTCCAGGGCCGTCAGGCGGTGTCGAACAGCTGGGTGAA is a window encoding:
- a CDS encoding peptide ABC transporter substrate-binding protein, which gives rise to MKKTLALTAFLLGAALAGPANNSLVIGTSQEPPNIYDPWNTNNLAITSEINGYMGAALIGLDDDGEPYADIATRVPSIANGDYKVVKNAAGDVVRNSVTYTIRKDAKWSDGTAIKVADFQFWHRLVNDDRVPVPDRDPWSRAKIAVNDADTFTITYDPPYLFADQTSPGLAPSHIMSAAWTAFDTKTKNEKDAKVVNEEWKKFISSYTTARSLPKVVAGPFKPTAWRSGNSLTMTRNANYWLQPKNPENYVQNITYRFIPNTNTLKVNILSGQLDAVSAVGLTFDQGVDLTRTERGKYKTYFVPGAVWEHIDINTRGQKAKDLDLDDPRMRQALLYAIDRDALTKALFQGRQAVSNSWVNPISKLYKKDVNDYNYNQARAKQLFAALGWTAGSDGILQKGGKKLSLNFGTTAGNTVRERVQQILQAQWKQVGVQVNIQNYPSSVFFGPDFLSKGQEGKWDLAMYAWTGNPIFEEGNLFKGEGIPTAANGYAGQNNAGWNNAEFNRLHKQAQVEFNLSERIKLFDRMQTVWNTEVPSLPLYYRVNVYTKVPGLVNYTFSAYTLYPSWNSAKIGWASKGAVEEYKQK